GTGCCGACGGAATCATGATTCATAGTAAAAATAAATCGGGAGAAGATATTAAAGAATTTTGCATTGCTTTCAGACAAGAAAATAAATCTACTCCGATAATTGTTGTCCCTACAACCTTTAACCGCATTACCGAAACCGAACTTGCTTCTTGGGGAGTAAATATTGTGATTTATGCAAATCATTTATTGAGAAGTGCTTATCCCGCAATGCTTAATACGGCTAAATCTATTTTGTTGAATGAACGCTCTTATGAAGCAAATGAATATTGTATGCCGATTAATGAAATATTAGAATTAATACCGGGCTCTAAATAAAATGTCTCCAAAATATTTTATAGAAACATTAAGAAACAATAATATTGATTTTTTTGCAGGTGTGCCGGATTCTTTGTTAAAATCAATTTGTGCATATATTCAAGATAATACTCCTGCAGAAAATAATATTATTACTGCAAATGAAGGAGCTGCAATAGGATTAGGAGCAGGATATTATCTGGCTACAGGTAAAATTCCTGTGATATATATGCAAAACTCGGGACTTGGAAATATTGTTAATCCTTTAACATCTTTAATAGATAAGGAAGTTTATAATATTCCCATGTTATTGTTAATAGGATGGAGAGGCGAACCGGGCGTTAAAGATGAACCGCAACATATAAAACAGGGAAGAATAACAATTCCTCTGTTAGATACTTTGGAAATTAAAAATGAAATATTAACTAAAGATGATGATGCCTTTCCGGAACAATTATCACGAGTGCTTTCATACATCAATTTAACAAAAGAAGCTTACGCTCTTATCGTTCAAAAAGATACTTTTGAGAATTATTCGCTTAGAGAAAAAGTAAAAAGTATTGATTATACGATGAATCGTGAAAATGCAATCAGTATTATTCTTGATAATATAAATGATAATGATGTTGTTGTTTCAACAACAGGAATGACTTCACGCGAGCTGTTTGAACAACGGGAAAAAAGAAATCAAGGACACGATAAAGATTTTCTGACTGTAGGTTCTATGGGGCATGCCTCGCAAATTGCCTTAGGTATCGCAATTAGTAAAAAATATAAAAAAATATATTGTTTCGATGGAGACGGAGCTGCATTAATGCATATGGGGTCTTTACCTGTTATAGGTTCATTAGCTCCGCAAAATTACATTCATATTCTTTTTAACAACGGAGCTCATGATTCGGTAGGTGGTCAGCCGACAGTCGGATTTACCACTGATTTTTGTAAAATAGTTTTATCAAGCGGATATAAAAAAGCTTATTCCGTTGAAACAGAAGATAGTCTTAAAAGTACTTTGAATGAAATAAGAAATCTTCAAGGACCTATTTTTATTGAAATTAAAGTACAGAAAGGTGCAAGAAAAGATTTAGGCAGGCCTACAAGAACGCCTTTACAAAATAAAGAAGCCTTGATGAAATTCTTAAACGAATAAAATGCCGGAAAAACAAATATCATATATCGGAAGCAAATCAATATTTAAGCTTACAAGTTTATTGCAAAATAAGGGATATAAAAATGTTTTTCTTGTCAGAGCTAAAAAATCATTTGAACTGAGTGGTGCAAAATCTCTTTTTGATGATTTAACAGACAAATTGAATTTAAATATCATAGAGTTTTTTGATTTTTCAGAAAACCCGAAAGTAGAGGATTTGAAAATCGGCCTATCTTTACTTTCTGAAAAGAATATTGATTTGATAATAGCTGTTGGCGGCGGAAGTGTTATTGATATGGCGAAGTTAATACGTTTCTTTTATTCTTATTCGGGAGATTTTACGGGAAGAGATTTTCAAAAAGAAAAAAATATTATTCCTCTGGTAGCAATTCCTACAACAGCCGGTACAGGTAGCGAAGCAACTCATTTTGCCGTATTATATAAAGATAAAGTAAAATATTCAGTTGCACATAAAGATATTTTACCTGATTATGCAATTATCTATCCGCCTCTTACATATTCAACGCCGAAAAATCTAACCGCAACTACAGGTTTTGATGCGCTGGCACAGGCAATTGAGGCGTATTGGAATGTGAATGCAACAGATGAATCCGATGAATATGCAGTAAAAGCCATTAAATTGTTATGGCAAAATCTTCCCGAAGTTGTAAATAATCCGACAGACAGAATCAGAAATAAAGTTTCGGAAGGAGCTTATTGGGCTGGCAAGGCTATTAATATTACAAAAACTACAGCTCCGCATGCATTATCTTATGCATTTACTTCTTATTATAATATTCCTCACGGAAATGCAGTTGCATTAACATTTCCTTTCTTTATGAAATATAATTTGATTATTCCGCAAGATGAATATTGCGGTGTAATATCTTTGGAAAAATATAATTTAAAAATGAAGTATTTAATGAATTTATTGGAGATTAAATCTGAAGATGAAATTTATGATAAATTCAATGATTATATAACGAAACTACAATTATCTACAGATTCACATAAAAATGTTAATATTGATATTATTATCAATAACGTTAATATTGAACGTGCAAATAATAACCCTCGGAAAATAACACGGCATTCCTTAAAGAACTTGTTGGTTTGCTGAAAGTTAAAAACAGAGCGCTTAAAATTAATAAACCATTATCAATTAAATAAAATCGGAACTTAATATATGAAAGGAATTGTATTGGCAGGAGGTTCGGGAACAAGATTGTTTCCGATAACCAAGGGAGTTAGTAAGCAAATGTTGCCGGTTTATGATAAACCAATGATTTATTATCCTATTTCCGTATTAATGCTCGCTGGAATTAGAGAAATATTGATAATATCAACACCGCAGGATTTGCCGTGTTTCCAAAGATTATTGGGAAACGGTTCCGACTATGGCGTTCATTTTGAATATGCCGAACAACCATCTCCCGACGGATTGGCTCAAGCTTTTATTATTGGTGAAAAATTTATTGGAAACGATAGTGTCTGTTTGGTGCTTGGGGATAATATTTTCTACGGGCAAGGATTTAGGAAAATGTTAACTGAAGCAGTAGCCGATGTTAAAGAAAACAACAAAGCTACCGTGTTCGGATATTGGGTTAGCGACCCCGAAAGATACGGTGTTGCGGAGTTTGATAAAGAAGGCAATGTCTTAAGTATAGAAGAAAAACCTGCAAATCCGAAAAGTAATTATGCGGTAGTAGGATTATATTTCTATCCTAATAAAGTAATTGAAATAGCAAAAACAATAAAACCTTCTGCACGTGGCGAACTCGAAATAACAACGGTAAACCAGACTTTTCTGAAGGAAAACGCTTTAAAAGTAAAAGTCTTCGGCAGAGGTTTTGCCTGGTTGGATACCGGAACACATGACTCTTTGAGCGAAGCTTCGAATTTTATAGAAGTGATAGAAAAACGTCAGGGACTTAAGATAGCTTGTTTGGAAGAAATAGCTTATAATAGCGGCTGGATTAACAAAGAGAAAATGATTGAATTGGCTAAGCCTATGGAGAAAAATCAATACGGACAGTATTTGTTGAAAGTAGTGGAATCTGTAAAAAAATAAATTGTTTGTGATAAAATGGATATTTGTGAAAAGAAAATATTCATTTAGAACTAAAAAATTTTGATAAAAGAGTATATGAATAATGTATTAGTAACGGGAGCAGACGGATTTATCGGGTCTCATTTAACAGAAATGTTGTTGAATGAAGGATATAATGTAAAAGCATTGTCTTATTACAATTCGTTTAATTATTGGGGATGGCTGGATGATATTAAGCATCCTAATTTAGAAGTAATTACAGGAGATGTTAGAGATTCACATTTTTGCAAACATATTACGCGGGGAGTTGATGTCATCTATCATCTTGCTGCATTAATTGCTATTCCGTACTCATATATTGCTCCCGAAAGCTATGTTGATACTAATGTTAAGGGAACTTTAAATATTTGTCAGGCAGCTAAAGAAAATAATGTAAAAAGAATTTTGGTAACATCAACATCAGAAGTATATGGAACGGCTAAATATATTCCGATAGATGAAAATCATCCTAAACAGCCGCAATCTCCGTATTCTGCTTCCAAGATTGGCGCCGATGCAATGGCTTTAAGCTATTATAACGCTTTCGGTTTACCTGTAACCGTTGTTCGACCTTTTAACACATACGGACCAAGACAGTCTGCAAGAGCAATAATTCCAACCATTATTACACAAATCGCAAATGGTAAGAAAGAAATTAAACTGGGTGATATGACTCCAACCCGTGATTTTAATTATGTTAAGGATACTTGCCGCGGTTTTATTGAATTATCGAAATGTAATGCTGCTATCGGACAAGAAGTGAACATTGCAAGTAATTATGAAATTTCAATGAGAGAAACCTTGGATATAATTGCTGAAATTATGAACTCAGATGTAAAATTTGTTGAAGATACTCAGAGATTAAGACCGAAAAACTCGGAGGTATTTCGTTTATGGGGCGATAATACTAAAATTAAGGAACTAACGGGTTTTACAATGGAATATCCTATTGAAAAAGGTTTAAAAGAAACAATAGACTGGTTTTGTAATGATGAAAATCTAAAAAAATATAAAGCAGATATTTATAATGTATAAAGAAATTGTAGATTTTATCCGCGAATTATATAATAATGAAGATTTTGTTCCTCTTCATTCACCGGTTTTTATGGGTAAGGAAAAGGAATATTTAACGGAATGTATCGACACAACATATGTATCAAGTGTTGGAAAATTTGTCGATCGTTTCGAAAAAATGATTGAAGAATATACAGGAACTGCAAAAGCTGTAGTTTGTGTGAATGGTACCAACGCATTACATTTAGCTTTAATTTTATCCGGAGTTGAACGTGATGATGAAATTATTACCCAATCACTTACATTTGTTGCTACATGTAATGCAATATCATATACTGGAGCTTATCCTGTTTTCTTAGATATTGATACGGATACTTTGGGATTATCACCGGTTGCAATGAAGAATTGGTTGATAAATAATGCTGAAATAAAAGATAATGTTTGTTATAACAAGAATACAGGAAGATGTATTAAAGCCTGTGTGCCGATGCATACTTTCGGACATCCCGTTCATTTGGATGAACTGTTGGATGTGTGTAATGAATATCATCTCGACCTAATTGAAGATTCTGCAGAAAGTTTAGGCAGCTTTTACAAAGGAAAACACACGGGTACTTTTGGGAAAATTGGTATTCTTAGCTTTAACGGAAATAAAACTATAACAACAGGTGGCGGTGGAATGCTATTATTTAATGATATTTCTACCGGACAACATGCAAAGCACCTGACAACCCAGGCAAAGTTACCCCATAAATGGGAATTTATTCATGATACTGTTGGATATAACTATAGAATGCCTAATATTAATGCAGCCCTTGGGTGTGCTCAAATGGAAAACATAGAACTGTACTTGAATAACAAAAGAGATACAGCCGAAAAATATAAAGATTATTTTTCAAGATTTTCAGATATTGATTTTTTTGCTGAACCCGAAAACTGTAAATCGAATTATTGGTTAAACTCAATAATAATGAGCGATAAAAAAGCTCGAAACGGGTTCTTACAATATACGAATGATAATAATATAATGACTCGTCCCGCATGGCAGTTGATGAATAAATTGCCGATGTTCGACAAATGTCAAAGAGATGATTTGAAAAATACGTATTGGTTTGAAGAAAGAATTGTAAATATACCAAGCAGTGTTAGATTATAAAAAAATAATTCTTGTAGGTGGCGGAGGTCACTGCAAATCGGTAATTGATGTTATTGAAAACACAGATTATTCGATTCTCGGTGTTCTGGATATGCCGGATAAAATAGGTTCGGATGTATTGGGATATCCGATTATCGGTAGTGATGAAGATATTTCAATATATTTTGATAAAGCTCTATTTCTTGTTACTCTCGGACAAATAAATAACCCTGAGCCGAGAAAAATGTTGCATTGTAAAATTACTGAAGCAGGAGGAAAATTTGCGACTATAATATCTCCTACAGCATACGTTTCCAAGCATGCTGAAATAGGAGAGGGAACTGTGGTTTTGCATAAAGCCGTTGTTAATGCCGGAGTTTTAATAGGTAAAGGCTGTATTATTAATACTTGTGCCAATATTGATCATGATTCCGTTGTTGGAGATTATTCACATATATCAACAGGAGTAATGGTAAACGGTAATTGCAGAATTGGAAAAGAAGTTTTTATAGGAAGTCAAAGCACTGTTGCTAACAATATTTCGATTGTTGATAACACAGTTGTTAGCGCCGGTGTATTTATTGCAAAAAATATTGTTTCATCTGGAACTTATGTTTCCGAATCGAAAATCAGAAAGATCAGATAAACGATGAATAAAACAATAATAATAGCTGAGGCAGGAGTAAATCATAACGGTTCCATTGATATGGCAAAACAATTGATTTCCATAGCAGCTGAAGCCGGAGTTGATTATGTGAAATTTCAAACATTTAAAGCTGATAATCTTGTTTCCGAAAATGCAGTAAAAGCAGATTATCAAACACGTACGACAGATAAAAATGAATCTCAGCTTGAGATGTTAAAAAAGCTTCAACTTAGTCAGGAACAGCATTATGAACTTATAGAATATTGTAAATCTAAAAATACAAAATTTTTATCTACCGCTTTTGATCTTGATAGCATTGAGTTTCTTTCCGCCCTCAATCTGGGACTTTGGAAAATACCTTCGGGAGAAATTACCAATTATCCGTATTTAAAAACTATTGCAGAAAAAAACGAACCGGTATTAATGTCGACAGGTATGTCGAGTTTGGATGATATTGAACAGGCAATAAATGTATTAGTCGATAACGGACTTAGTCGCGAGAAAATTACCGTGTTACACTGTAATACCGAATATCCTACTCCTATGGAAGATGTTAATCTCTTGGCTATGAATACTATAAAAAACATTTTCAATGTAAAAATCGGGTACTCCGACCATACAGAAGGTATTGAAATACCGATTGCAGCCGTAGCTTTGGGAGCAACTGTTATTGAAAAGCATATAACACTTGATAGGAATCTTCCGGGACCCGATCATAAAGCATCTATTGAACCCGACGAACTAAAAGCGATGGTAAAAGCTATCCGTAATATTGAAAAAGCTTTGGGTAGCCCCGATAAAGTGGTGTCTTCGTCAGAAGAAAAAAATATTACAGTAGCCAGAAAAAGTATAGTTGCAAAAAGAAATATAGCAAAGGGAGAAAAATTCACAGGAGATAATATAACTACCAAACGTCCCGGTAGCGGAATATCTCCAATGCGCTGGAATGAAGTTTTAGGAATGACTGCGATAAAAGATTTTCAAAAAGACGACCTGATAGAATTATGAGAAAAATATGCGTTGTTACCGGTAGCAGAGCTGAATACGGCTTGTTATCACGATTAATGAAATTAATTAAAGATGATCCCGAACTTAATTTGCAGATTATTGCTACAAATATGCACCTTTCACCGGAGTTTGGGTTGACATATAAAGAGATTGAAAAAGACGGATTTGTAATCGATAAAAAAGTTGAAATGCTTTTATCATCTGATTCCAGTAATGCAACTGTAAAATCGGTTGGACTGGCGATGATAGGATTTGCTGATGCTTATGAAGATCTTAAACCCGACTTAATTGTTGTTTTAGGTGATCGTTTTGAAATATTGGCTGCTGTTTCGGCAGCTTTGTTTTTTAAAATACCTGTTGTACACCTGCATGGAGGAGAAATAACCGAAGGTGCTTACGACGATGCTATTCGTCATGCCATTACTAAAATGGCTCATTTACACTTTACTTCTACCGAGAGCTATCGGCAGCGTGTAATTCAAATGGGCGAAAAACCTGAGAATGTTTATTACGTAGGAGCTATTGGTTGCGATAACATCCGGCACATGCCTCTGATAAGCAAAGATGAACTGGAAGAATCATTAAATTTTAAATTAGACAGAAATACAATTTTAGTAACGTTTCATCCGGTTACAATGGAAAGTAATACGGCGGAAAAGCAGTTTGGAGAACTGATTTCTGCTCTGGATAAAATCAAAGATATACGAGTTATTTTCACCATGCCGAATTCGGATACGGATGGGCGAGTGATAATGGATATGATAAAACAATATGTAGAGAGAAATAAAGATAAGGCTATATGGTTTCACTCGCTTGGCGTACAACGTTATTTATCCGTATTACAATATATTGGAGCACTTGTGGGTAATTCTTCAAGTGGAATTATTGAAGCTCCCAGTTTTCATATTCCGACAGTCAATATTGGGAATAGACAAAAGGGGCGGATTTTTGCAGAAAGTGTATTGCATTGTGAATCCGAGACTGATAGTATCGTACGGAAATTAGAAAAAGCATTACAACCCGATTACAGAGAATCACTACAGACTGTTGAAAATCCGTATGATGTACCCGGTACGGCAGAAAAAATCCTGACAATTATTAAACAACATAAAATTGATAGTGCTGTAAAACAATTTTATGATCTAAACTGATTGACATGAATGATTTTTCAAAATATACAATTAATAAAACGGCCACGATTAAAGATGCCTTATTCAAACTGGATACTTTGTCAAGTGATGTGTTGACATTGTTCGTTATGGATGGAACGCGTTTGGTTGGAACATTAACAGACGGAGATATTCGCAGAGCATTAATACGCGATGTATCGTTAACGGACTCGGTTGAACATGTAATGAATGTTGATTATGAGTTTATTTGCTCTAAAGAGAAGAATATGAAAAATCTTCGTAAGATACGTGCAAAAGGGATACAACTTTTACCTTGCATAAATGATAAGAAGGAATTATTACGGGTTTATAATCTTAAAGAAATAAAATCAATATTACCGATAGATGCGGTAATAATGGCGGGAGGTAAAGGAGAACGTTTACGTCCGTTAACCGAAATAACTCCCAAACCGCTATTGAAAGTCGGAGATAAGGCTATTATTGATTACAATGTAGATAGTCTTATAAGTTACGGCGTTGAGGATATTCATATTACTGTAAATTATCTGGCAGATCAGATAGAACAGCATTTCAAGGAAAAGATTAACGGAGTACAGGTTTCATGTGTAAGAGAAAAAACATATTTAGGTACAATAGCCTCAGTAAAACTTATTTCTTCCTTAAAGAATGATGAGATATTGGTGATGAATTCGGATTTGTTCACTAATATTGATTTTGAAGACTTTTACAGACATTTCATAGAAAAGGATGCGGATATGTCGGTTGCAGCGATACCTTATTCAATAAATATTCCATACGGCATTTTTAATTTGGAAGGTAGAAATATTAAAGGTATAAATGAAAAACCTACTTATAACTATTATGCTAATGCGGGTATCTATCTGATTAAAAAGAAATTACTGGATCTCATTCCGGAAGATACTTTCTTTGATGCTACGGATTTTATAGAGATGCTTGTTGCTGAGAATAAAACAGTTATTCGTTATCCCTTAGTAGGTTACTGGGTTGATATCGGAAAACATGAAGATTATAAAAAAGTACAAGAATTTGTCAGACATATTAAATAATCAAAAATGAATATATTAATAACTATTTGTGCCAGAGGAGGTTCAAAAGGTATTCCGGGTAAAAATATAAAAGAGCTTAATGGAAAACCCTTAATAGCATATACCATTGATCTTGCTAAACAAATCCAAAATTTCATTCCGAACGTAGATATAGCTTTATCTACCGATTCTGATGAAATTATGAGTGTTGCAGAAAGATACGGTTTGCCGAGTAAGTATAAACGCCCCGATAATCTGGCAGACGATTTTGTAGGTAAAATTGCCGTAATAGCCGATGTTTTAAGATTTTCTGAAAAAGAAAAGTCCGTTATTTATGATTATGTGTTAGATCTGGATGTTACATCACCTTTACGTAATATTGACGATATACTGAAAGCATTCGAATTGATCCGTAATGATCCTGAAGCCATGAATATTTTTTCCGTTAGCGAAGCAGCCAGAAATCCATATTTTAATATGGTAGAACAACAGGCCAACGGATATTTTTCACAGGTAAAGAAAAAAGAAACTGCCTTTTTTACCCGCCAGTCTTCTCCTAAAGTGTACGACATAAACGGATCTTTTTATATTTATCGTCATGCTTTTTTTGAAAAAGGTTATCAAGAAGCTATTACCGATAAAACAATGATTTATATTATGCCTCATATTTGTTTTGATTTGGATCATCCGATAGATTATGATAAGATGTCTTATCTTATGGAAAATAATAAATTGGATTTTTCCTTATAAAGCACAAATATATTGATGTATGTTGTAGAAATTAGGTTTTATGAGTACAATTTATTTATACTATAATATATTGAAACAAAGCAAGTTCTTATAAATAAAATAAGACGTACTACGGCTATTATTTGCCGGTTGAAAGAAAAGCGACTGATTTTGAAAAGAAATTATTCTACAATAGCTGAATTATAGTAGGATTAGTGCTGAAAGTGTCGCAGAAATTATCTTAGAAAAAAATTATCATAATTGTTTGAGTAGTGAAAAAAAGTAAAGTATCCAAAATATTTTTTTTATTAGTAACTTTTTCCTTCATCTATTTTTTGGCCAGTGGCTTGGAAGAACTGTTTTATGGAAGGCTATCTCAACATTATTCAGGTATCACATATTCCATTTCGGCAATTTCTTCATTAATGCCGTTGGTACTGATTGTCCCCTATTTATTTAATAATAATAGAATCATATTGAATGCCAGATCAAAAATGGTAAAGATTTTTATTCTTTTTCCATTTTTGATATTCATTTCTTTTGTTTTTACTTCAAATGGGTTTACACTTTCTTCTATACAACAAGCTATAAGATTGTGTATTCCGTATTTATATTTTTTATTTTACTATACTGCCATAACTAAAAATCCGGAATGGAAAGATATAATGATTAACATAACAGCGTTAAGTTCTATTGTCATTTCTATTATATCTATACGGATGAATTTCTTTTTAATTTCTTTAGGAGATGTGGGCTCTGCTATGGGATATTTCTCCTTATTGATGTTGCCGTATATTTTATTGTGTAATAAAAAGATAATTAAGTATGCGGCTATCGCGTTTTTACTAGTGGCAATTTTTTCATCTTCGAAACGAGGTGGAATTTTATCATTTTTCTTTGCTTTTGCGGTATATTTCTTTATAAGATATTTTCTTATCGAAAAGAAAAATAAAATTTTAAAAACGGTCTATATTTCTTTCGTTTTTGTTGCCTTAATTGGAGTATTTTACTGGTTTGTAAACAGACAAAACAGTGATATAATAGAAAGAATTGAAAATATTGAAAATGATCAGGGATCCGGAAGAGTTGTTATATGGGAAAATGTTTTGGAATTGATGGGAGAGTCAACCTTAAGGGAATGGTTAATCGGACATGGTATATTTTCTACAGCAAAATATACTAGCGGAAATTTTTCTGCCCATAACGATTTTCTGCAACTCTTATTTGATAATGGAATTTTTGTCTTTTTACTACTTATAGGAATGCATATTTCCTTAATAAAAAAGCTCTTTTATTTAATTAGAATAAAATCTGTTTATGCCGCTTCTTTCGGCGGCATATATGTATGTTGTTTGTTTTTATCTATGATCAGCCATGTTGTAATTTACCCTTGGTTCCCTCTTTTAACCGCGTATTGGGGTATAGTTTACGGACTGAGAAAAGATGAATTGGTAAAAACATCTTCTATTGAAAGAAAAAATTAATATGTCTCAATTTTCTCCTAACCGAATTATAAACAACACATTTGTCTTAAGCATACGATTGATTATATCTATGTTTATTGCATTTTACACTACACGTGTAGTTTTAAATTCGTTAGGAATTACAGATTACGGGATCTACAACGTTGTAGGAGGATTTGTAACGATGTTCACATTTTTGACAGGTCCTTTAAAAACCGCAACTCAACGGTTTCTTAATTTTGAAATGGGGAAAAGTAATAATACCGGAGTTCGGCGGGTTTTTAACACATCGCTATTCTTATATATTATAACTTCTATTATTTTAATCATTATTCTGGAAACTATAGGATATTATATATTTACCGAAACCTTGAATATTCCTGAAAATAGAATGACAGCCGCTAAATGGGTATTCCATTTTACTGTATTTTCTTCTTTCTTTATACTAATTGCTATTCCTTTTGAAGCAATGCTTAATGCTCATGAAAAAATGAATATTATTGCGGGATTAGAATTATTCGGAAGTATATCGCGGTTGGTGGTAGCTTATGTTATAGTATATGTAGCATGTGATAATCTCATTATATATTCTTTTTTGCTTGCTATTATTCCGGTAATCATATTTCTATTTTTATTATTCTATTGTAAGCGAAAATATCCGGAAGTAAAGTATTTAAAAGTTAATGACAGAAAATTAATTAAGGAAATCGGTTTCTTCACGGGCTGGAATCTTTTTGGTGCTGTCGGCGGATCTCTACAACAATATGGAACAAATGTACTGCTGAATATTTTTTTCGGAACAGCCATAAATGCAGCTTATGGAGTATCAAGGCAAGTCAGTAACGCATTAGCAGGGTTTTCCTCAAATTTTATAAGAGCTGTAAGTCCGCAAATAACCCAATCATATTCATCAGGAGAAACAGATTACTGTTATAAATTAATATTCTCTTCATCAAAATATTCATTTTTTCTTTTGCTGACATTAATATTACCTTGCATGATAGAAATGCCGCGTATACTTGATATCTGGCTGAAAGAAATACCTCCTCATACAATACTTTTTTGCCGGCTGATATTGATCGAAGCTCTGATTAATTCGCTGTCTCAACCTTTAATGATTGCTGCACAGGCAACCGGAAAAATAAAGTTATATCAATCTGTAGTCGGAGGACTGATTATTCTGAACTTTCCTCTCTCATATATAGCTCTTACTATGGGTGCTAATGAGTATAGCGTTCTTATTATTGCAATTATAATAAGCATAGCTTGTTTTGTTGCCCGTCTTCTTATTCTAAAAAAAATAATGGATTTCCCGGTTAAAAGCTTTTTTAATTTTGTTATACAAAAAGCTTTACTTGTTTTAATAATAGCTCCGATTATTCCCCTTCTATTTTATCATTTTACAACTCAATTCCCTTTTAAAATACTTTTTACTTTTATTATTTCAGTATTGAGTT
The DNA window shown above is from Bacteroidales bacterium and carries:
- the rfbA gene encoding glucose-1-phosphate thymidylyltransferase RfbA — encoded protein: MKGIVLAGGSGTRLFPITKGVSKQMLPVYDKPMIYYPISVLMLAGIREILIISTPQDLPCFQRLLGNGSDYGVHFEYAEQPSPDGLAQAFIIGEKFIGNDSVCLVLGDNIFYGQGFRKMLTEAVADVKENNKATVFGYWVSDPERYGVAEFDKEGNVLSIEEKPANPKSNYAVVGLYFYPNKVIEIAKTIKPSARGELEITTVNQTFLKENALKVKVFGRGFAWLDTGTHDSLSEASNFIEVIEKRQGLKIACLEEIAYNSGWINKEKMIELAKPMEKNQYGQYLLKVVESVKK
- a CDS encoding acetyltransferase; amino-acid sequence: MLDYKKIILVGGGGHCKSVIDVIENTDYSILGVLDMPDKIGSDVLGYPIIGSDEDISIYFDKALFLVTLGQINNPEPRKMLHCKITEAGGKFATIISPTAYVSKHAEIGEGTVVLHKAVVNAGVLIGKGCIINTCANIDHDSVVGDYSHISTGVMVNGNCRIGKEVFIGSQSTVANNISIVDNTVVSAGVFIAKNIVSSGTYVSESKIRKIR
- a CDS encoding LegC family aminotransferase; this translates as MYKEIVDFIRELYNNEDFVPLHSPVFMGKEKEYLTECIDTTYVSSVGKFVDRFEKMIEEYTGTAKAVVCVNGTNALHLALILSGVERDDEIITQSLTFVATCNAISYTGAYPVFLDIDTDTLGLSPVAMKNWLINNAEIKDNVCYNKNTGRCIKACVPMHTFGHPVHLDELLDVCNEYHLDLIEDSAESLGSFYKGKHTGTFGKIGILSFNGNKTITTGGGGMLLFNDISTGQHAKHLTTQAKLPHKWEFIHDTVGYNYRMPNINAALGCAQMENIELYLNNKRDTAEKYKDYFSRFSDIDFFAEPENCKSNYWLNSIIMSDKKARNGFLQYTNDNNIMTRPAWQLMNKLPMFDKCQRDDLKNTYWFEERIVNIPSSVRL
- the aepY gene encoding phosphonopyruvate decarboxylase, yielding MSPKYFIETLRNNNIDFFAGVPDSLLKSICAYIQDNTPAENNIITANEGAAIGLGAGYYLATGKIPVIYMQNSGLGNIVNPLTSLIDKEVYNIPMLLLIGWRGEPGVKDEPQHIKQGRITIPLLDTLEIKNEILTKDDDAFPEQLSRVLSYINLTKEAYALIVQKDTFENYSLREKVKSIDYTMNRENAISIILDNINDNDVVVSTTGMTSRELFEQREKRNQGHDKDFLTVGSMGHASQIALGIAISKKYKKIYCFDGDGAALMHMGSLPVIGSLAPQNYIHILFNNGAHDSVGGQPTVGFTTDFCKIVLSSGYKKAYSVETEDSLKSTLNEIRNLQGPIFIEIKVQKGARKDLGRPTRTPLQNKEALMKFLNE
- a CDS encoding phosphonoacetaldehyde reductase, which codes for MPEKQISYIGSKSIFKLTSLLQNKGYKNVFLVRAKKSFELSGAKSLFDDLTDKLNLNIIEFFDFSENPKVEDLKIGLSLLSEKNIDLIIAVGGGSVIDMAKLIRFFYSYSGDFTGRDFQKEKNIIPLVAIPTTAGTGSEATHFAVLYKDKVKYSVAHKDILPDYAIIYPPLTYSTPKNLTATTGFDALAQAIEAYWNVNATDESDEYAVKAIKLLWQNLPEVVNNPTDRIRNKVSEGAYWAGKAINITKTTAPHALSYAFTSYYNIPHGNAVALTFPFFMKYNLIIPQDEYCGVISLEKYNLKMKYLMNLLEIKSEDEIYDKFNDYITKLQLSTDSHKNVNIDIIINNVNIERANNNPRKITRHSLKNLLVC
- the neuB gene encoding N-acetylneuraminate synthase, which codes for MNKTIIIAEAGVNHNGSIDMAKQLISIAAEAGVDYVKFQTFKADNLVSENAVKADYQTRTTDKNESQLEMLKKLQLSQEQHYELIEYCKSKNTKFLSTAFDLDSIEFLSALNLGLWKIPSGEITNYPYLKTIAEKNEPVLMSTGMSSLDDIEQAINVLVDNGLSREKITVLHCNTEYPTPMEDVNLLAMNTIKNIFNVKIGYSDHTEGIEIPIAAVALGATVIEKHITLDRNLPGPDHKASIEPDELKAMVKAIRNIEKALGSPDKVVSSSEEKNITVARKSIVAKRNIAKGEKFTGDNITTKRPGSGISPMRWNEVLGMTAIKDFQKDDLIEL
- a CDS encoding NAD-dependent 4,6-dehydratase LegB, producing MNNVLVTGADGFIGSHLTEMLLNEGYNVKALSYYNSFNYWGWLDDIKHPNLEVITGDVRDSHFCKHITRGVDVIYHLAALIAIPYSYIAPESYVDTNVKGTLNICQAAKENNVKRILVTSTSEVYGTAKYIPIDENHPKQPQSPYSASKIGADAMALSYYNAFGLPVTVVRPFNTYGPRQSARAIIPTIITQIANGKKEIKLGDMTPTRDFNYVKDTCRGFIELSKCNAAIGQEVNIASNYEISMRETLDIIAEIMNSDVKFVEDTQRLRPKNSEVFRLWGDNTKIKELTGFTMEYPIEKGLKETIDWFCNDENLKKYKADIYNV